In one Novipirellula galeiformis genomic region, the following are encoded:
- a CDS encoding mandelate racemase/muconate lactonizing enzyme family protein, which produces MKNATDLQRLGLNVRSSRYDLRSPIKFGGRVVSDMTVVSVDCDAETVSSRALGLGSMTMGVTWAWPDPSIAEPVKLEILVELVHRIAAAFSDNAITGHPLDLCCEMVPVRETIAKQLASDRNLPTCIPALAVLLAASPVEAAVFDAHGKAAGQSSYALLSRPHVNHDLAHYLGDAAYRDLWLGDLIAARPVKSLPLYHLVGALDPLDAQDLSQPIGDGMPETLHEWILRDGLSHLKVKLNGDDLDWDAQRVIRIYQTAISARAPSRPGQSDWAFSLDFNERCSDEEYVLAVLERIANTEPDALRCIEYIEQPTHRDLERLPTITMHRVRERLPVVIDESLVNLRSLRMAIKQGYSGIALKACKGHAEALLLGAVARHENLYLCVQDLTCVGAALLHSASLAAHIPGVSAIESNGRQFCPAANERWLTDYRDFFEVRGGHVPTGILSGPGLGYGNDPTLG; this is translated from the coding sequence ATGAAAAACGCCACTGATTTGCAACGCCTCGGGCTGAATGTCCGTAGCAGCCGCTACGACCTTCGCAGTCCAATCAAGTTTGGCGGTCGGGTCGTTAGCGACATGACCGTGGTTTCAGTCGATTGTGATGCTGAAACGGTATCGAGCCGTGCGCTGGGCTTAGGTTCGATGACAATGGGCGTTACCTGGGCATGGCCCGACCCATCGATCGCCGAGCCAGTCAAGCTTGAGATTCTTGTTGAGCTTGTCCATCGAATCGCGGCTGCGTTCAGCGATAACGCGATCACAGGCCATCCGCTGGACCTTTGTTGTGAAATGGTTCCGGTGCGAGAGACGATTGCAAAACAACTTGCGTCGGATCGAAATCTTCCCACTTGTATCCCTGCGCTGGCGGTTTTGTTGGCCGCTTCGCCCGTAGAGGCAGCGGTCTTTGATGCGCATGGTAAAGCGGCGGGGCAGAGCAGCTATGCGTTGCTATCGCGGCCCCACGTCAATCATGATCTCGCTCATTACCTTGGCGACGCGGCTTACCGCGACCTATGGCTCGGCGACCTCATCGCGGCCAGGCCCGTCAAGTCCTTGCCGCTCTATCATCTGGTCGGGGCCCTCGATCCACTGGACGCGCAAGATCTATCCCAGCCGATTGGCGATGGGATGCCCGAAACGCTGCACGAATGGATCCTTCGAGACGGCTTGTCTCACCTTAAGGTCAAGCTCAACGGCGACGACCTCGATTGGGATGCTCAGCGGGTCATCCGCATCTACCAAACGGCGATCTCCGCTCGCGCCCCGTCCCGTCCTGGGCAATCCGACTGGGCGTTTTCGTTGGATTTCAACGAACGGTGCAGCGACGAGGAATATGTGCTTGCGGTGCTCGAGCGGATCGCCAACACGGAACCCGACGCGCTGCGTTGCATCGAGTACATCGAACAACCGACGCACCGCGATCTCGAGCGGTTGCCAACGATCACGATGCACCGCGTCCGCGAGCGTTTGCCGGTGGTGATCGACGAATCGCTTGTCAACCTGCGTTCATTGCGGATGGCAATCAAACAGGGCTACAGCGGGATTGCCTTGAAGGCTTGCAAGGGTCACGCCGAAGCGTTGTTACTGGGGGCGGTGGCGCGGCACGAGAATTTGTATTTGTGTGTACAGGATTTGACTTGCGTGGGTGCCGCGCTGCTGCACTCGGCATCGTTGGCCGCCCATATCCCTGGCGTTTCCGCGATCGAGAGCAATGGTCGCCAATTCTGTCCCGCTGCGAACGAGCGTTGGCTCACCGATTATCGCGATTTCTTTGAAGTCCGCGGCGGTCACGTCCCCACCGGAATTTTGTCTGGCCCCGGCTTGGGCTACGGAAATGATCCGACGTTGGGCTAG
- the clpP gene encoding ATP-dependent Clp endopeptidase proteolytic subunit ClpP: protein MPIIPYVVEKSGREERVYDIYSRLLKDRIIFLGQQVDDQISNSLVAQMLFLQSDDPKADIHLYINSPGGSITAGMAIYDTMQFVSCDVATYCIGQAASMGAALLTAGAKGKRFALPNARIMIHQPLAGMQGSAREVEIHVEELRRIKKRMNELMIEHTGHSLEKIEEDTDRDRFMSADEACEYGLIDKVVHKAGEV, encoded by the coding sequence ATGCCTATCATTCCTTACGTTGTCGAAAAGAGCGGCCGCGAAGAACGCGTCTACGACATCTACAGCCGACTGCTCAAAGATCGGATCATCTTCCTTGGCCAACAAGTTGACGACCAGATTTCGAACTCATTGGTTGCCCAAATGTTGTTCTTGCAATCGGACGACCCCAAGGCCGACATCCACTTGTACATCAACAGCCCTGGGGGCAGCATCACCGCCGGGATGGCGATCTACGACACCATGCAATTCGTCTCATGTGACGTTGCTACCTATTGCATCGGACAAGCCGCATCGATGGGCGCCGCCCTGCTGACCGCGGGAGCAAAGGGCAAACGGTTCGCACTTCCCAATGCTCGTATCATGATCCACCAACCGCTGGCCGGGATGCAAGGATCGGCGCGAGAGGTCGAAATTCACGTCGAAGAGTTGCGTCGGATCAAGAAGCGAATGAATGAGTTGATGATCGAACACACCGGTCACTCGCTGGAGAAGATCGAAGAAGACACCGATCGCGACCGTTTTATGTCCGCCGACGAAGCCTGTGAGTACGGCTTGATCGACAAGGTGGTCCACAAGGCAGGCGAAGTCTGA
- the glgX gene encoding glycogen debranching protein GlgX: MLMKQPCPEQQFAYQTPYGSTLQDTGVQFSVFSRSATAMRLLLYNKVNDLEPSEIIEFDPIKDRRGDIWSMHVPGLAHGQLYHYQASGPWDPEHGHRFDATARLIDPYAQALAGTYLPSTDGIVRPPKCVVIEDTFDWEGDRHLRHDMSETVIYEMHVRGFTKSRTAKVKPAGSYLGVIEKIPYLKSLGITAVELMPVNEFPIRDPHGKKLERANYWGYDPMAFFSPHRGYAHSKEPGAQVNEFKQMVKALHAAGIEVILDVVFNHTCEGNEQGPTLSFKGLENQVYYILSEGQHYSNYSGCGNTLNGNHPVVREMIFHCLRHWVYNYHIDGFRFDLASILSRDTKGNLIPNPPMVEMIAEDPMLANTKVIAEAWDAAGAYQVGSFGNHRWAEWNGRYRDDVRGFWRGDGGTLGALATRLAGSSDLYEHAGRPPHCSINFITSHDGFTMNDLVTYKEKRNLANGEDGRDGDNHNISDNYGEEGPSRKKGVRTIRDRQVRNMLTTLLLSQGVPMLVSGDECRRTQKGNNNAYCQDNDISWFDWRLVEKNTDLIRFVKSLIEFRKAQPTVRRREFLTGRPVDGRMIPDVSWYSPAGTPLDWGQHELAMVAYIAAPSRADDPEGAGRDVVMMFNSTGQNRDFTLPEVERNMKWNLFVDTAAESPKDVYPQWDGPRPPSNRVVEVPCHSMKIYVNQIEPVAKISQPTVTEGR, from the coding sequence ATGCTCATGAAACAGCCGTGCCCCGAACAGCAATTTGCTTACCAAACACCTTACGGCTCGACTCTGCAGGACACTGGGGTTCAGTTTTCGGTGTTCAGCCGGTCGGCGACCGCAATGCGTTTGCTGCTGTACAACAAGGTCAACGACCTTGAGCCATCCGAGATCATTGAATTCGATCCGATCAAGGATCGTCGTGGCGATATCTGGAGCATGCATGTTCCCGGTCTCGCCCACGGTCAACTCTACCACTACCAAGCAAGCGGCCCCTGGGACCCTGAGCATGGTCATCGCTTTGACGCGACCGCACGGTTGATCGATCCCTATGCACAAGCACTTGCGGGTACCTATTTGCCGAGCACCGACGGCATCGTTCGGCCGCCGAAATGTGTTGTCATCGAAGACACCTTCGATTGGGAAGGCGACCGGCATCTGCGTCACGACATGAGCGAGACGGTGATCTATGAAATGCATGTGCGTGGATTTACCAAAAGTCGAACCGCAAAGGTCAAACCGGCTGGTAGCTACTTAGGGGTGATCGAAAAGATTCCCTACCTAAAGTCGCTTGGCATCACGGCGGTGGAACTAATGCCGGTCAACGAATTTCCAATTCGCGATCCGCATGGCAAGAAACTTGAGCGGGCGAACTACTGGGGCTATGACCCGATGGCGTTCTTCTCGCCCCATCGCGGCTACGCTCACAGCAAAGAACCGGGCGCGCAAGTCAACGAGTTCAAACAGATGGTCAAGGCGTTACATGCCGCTGGGATCGAAGTCATCTTGGACGTGGTCTTCAACCACACCTGCGAAGGCAACGAGCAAGGCCCCACGCTGTCCTTCAAAGGGTTGGAGAACCAAGTCTACTACATCCTGAGCGAAGGCCAACATTACTCGAATTACTCGGGTTGTGGTAACACGCTCAACGGAAACCATCCCGTGGTGCGTGAGATGATTTTCCACTGCCTTCGTCACTGGGTCTATAACTACCACATCGACGGATTCCGCTTTGACTTGGCCAGCATTCTGAGCCGGGACACGAAGGGTAACTTGATTCCGAATCCACCGATGGTCGAGATGATCGCCGAGGATCCGATGCTGGCCAACACCAAGGTGATCGCAGAAGCATGGGATGCCGCAGGTGCGTACCAAGTGGGGTCATTCGGTAACCATCGTTGGGCCGAGTGGAACGGGCGGTACCGCGATGACGTTCGTGGCTTTTGGCGAGGCGACGGCGGAACCCTCGGTGCATTGGCAACACGCTTGGCCGGGAGCAGCGACTTGTACGAACACGCGGGGCGTCCACCGCACTGTAGCATCAACTTCATCACGAGCCATGATGGGTTCACGATGAACGATTTGGTGACGTACAAAGAAAAACGTAACCTCGCCAATGGCGAAGACGGTCGGGACGGCGATAACCACAACATCAGCGACAACTACGGCGAGGAAGGCCCAAGTCGGAAGAAAGGGGTCCGCACGATCCGGGATCGGCAAGTTCGCAACATGCTGACAACGTTGCTGCTCAGCCAAGGCGTGCCGATGCTGGTCAGTGGCGATGAATGCCGACGGACTCAGAAAGGCAACAACAACGCCTATTGCCAAGACAACGATATCAGTTGGTTTGATTGGCGTTTGGTCGAGAAGAACACCGACTTGATCCGCTTTGTTAAATCGCTGATTGAGTTCCGCAAGGCGCAGCCCACCGTTCGCCGACGCGAATTCCTGACTGGCAGACCAGTCGACGGTAGGATGATTCCCGACGTTTCCTGGTACTCCCCCGCAGGGACGCCCTTGGATTGGGGCCAGCACGAATTGGCGATGGTCGCCTATATCGCCGCCCCAAGTCGCGCCGATGATCCCGAAGGCGCCGGGCGGGACGTGGTAATGATGTTCAACAGCACCGGCCAAAATCGCGACTTCACGTTGCCCGAGGTTGAACGCAACATGAAATGGAACCTGTTCGTGGATACCGCAGCGGAATCCCCCAAGGACGTCTACCCTCAATGGGATGGCCCACGCCCGCCGAGCAACCGAGTGGTCGAGGTCCCCTGTCACTCGATGAAGATCTATGTCAATCAGATCGAACCGGTGGCAAAAATCAGCCAGCCAACCGTAACGGAAGGGCGTTAA
- a CDS encoding DUF1501 domain-containing protein translates to MSNSIFPCGRVQSGPGSRREMLRQCASGFGSVALAALLRQPSFGAESIHTDLAAGTINASGNANHGLHHLARAKHVIFLYMDGGPSQVDTFDPKPMLDKFNGRDPGASFKVEPTQFNNNGKLLASPWKFKRHGEPGLPVSELFPNIAQCADELAVIRSMTSEFPEHTFANYFLHTGSGLQGRPSMGAWVNYGLGSECEDLPGFVALNGGLIPPGGMDCFGSGFLPASYQGSLFKPSGSAVANITRIENTPQQQRSKLELMNQFDTIAETQFGKHDALESAIENYELAFRMQMAVPELMSLGDEPQAIQTLYGMDAKYEPTRIYAAECLLARRLVERGVRFIELTCPNVGNDRWDQHNNLKTGHENNARAVDQPIAGLLKDLRQRGLLDSTLVVWAGEFGRTPFAQGANGRDHNPFGFTIWMAGGGVKPGTAYGATDEFGYKAIENRVEIHDLHATMLHLLGVNHERSTFRFGGRDMRLTDVKGHLIEAVVA, encoded by the coding sequence ATGAGCAACTCAATTTTCCCCTGTGGTCGAGTTCAATCGGGCCCCGGATCTCGACGCGAAATGTTACGTCAATGTGCGAGCGGATTCGGCAGCGTTGCCTTGGCTGCCCTGCTCCGGCAACCTTCGTTCGGTGCCGAATCGATCCACACGGACCTAGCGGCCGGAACAATCAATGCCTCGGGCAATGCGAATCATGGTTTGCATCACCTCGCGCGGGCAAAGCATGTCATCTTTCTTTACATGGATGGCGGGCCTTCCCAGGTCGATACGTTCGATCCCAAACCGATGCTCGACAAGTTCAATGGGCGTGATCCCGGCGCGTCGTTTAAAGTCGAACCAACTCAGTTCAACAATAACGGCAAACTGCTGGCTAGCCCTTGGAAGTTCAAGCGTCACGGCGAGCCGGGACTGCCCGTCAGCGAACTGTTTCCCAACATCGCCCAGTGCGCCGATGAGTTGGCGGTGATCCGGTCGATGACGTCGGAGTTCCCCGAACACACGTTTGCAAATTACTTTCTGCACACAGGCAGCGGACTGCAGGGCCGCCCAAGTATGGGAGCCTGGGTCAACTACGGGCTGGGCAGCGAGTGCGAGGACCTGCCCGGTTTTGTCGCGCTCAATGGCGGCTTGATTCCGCCCGGAGGCATGGACTGTTTCGGCAGCGGTTTTTTGCCGGCCAGCTACCAAGGCTCGCTATTCAAACCCTCCGGTTCGGCGGTCGCAAACATCACGCGGATCGAAAATACGCCGCAGCAACAACGCAGCAAACTCGAACTGATGAATCAATTCGATACCATCGCCGAGACGCAATTTGGGAAACACGATGCCCTCGAATCTGCGATCGAAAACTACGAACTGGCATTCCGTATGCAAATGGCGGTTCCCGAACTAATGTCGCTCGGCGATGAACCCCAGGCAATCCAAACGCTCTACGGCATGGATGCAAAATACGAGCCGACGCGAATCTATGCAGCCGAGTGCTTGTTGGCCCGGCGGTTAGTGGAGCGGGGCGTGCGTTTCATCGAGTTGACCTGTCCCAACGTTGGCAACGATCGCTGGGATCAACATAACAACCTCAAAACCGGTCACGAAAACAATGCCCGTGCCGTGGACCAGCCCATCGCGGGGCTGTTAAAAGATTTACGTCAACGTGGTTTGCTCGACTCCACGTTGGTCGTCTGGGCCGGCGAGTTTGGGCGAACGCCGTTTGCTCAAGGCGCCAATGGACGCGACCACAACCCATTTGGATTTACCATTTGGATGGCCGGCGGAGGCGTTAAACCGGGGACCGCCTATGGCGCGACCGATGAATTCGGCTACAAGGCGATCGAGAACCGCGTCGAGATTCATGACTTGCATGCGACGATGTTGCATTTGCTCGGCGTGAATCACGAGCGATCCACGTTCCGCTTCGGAGGTCGCGACATGCGATTGACCGACGTGAAAGGCCACCTGATTGAAGCGGTCGTGGCTTGA
- a CDS encoding ClpP family protease, whose translation MNHSPLHELSNSHSYQSYQRQRQLTLGDLLLENRIVFLQGEIHYANANDVVMKLLYLQSENRRKDIHFYINSPGGSVTATLAIYDTMQMLSCPVATYCVGEACSGAAVLLVGGAHGKRFCLPNSRVMMHQPMGGVGGQVSDIEIQAAEMFRYRDVLNDIISKHCGQTVEKIAQDTDRDFFLSAEEAKTYGIVDDILTKPPADDSDEDDKK comes from the coding sequence ATGAACCATTCCCCGCTTCACGAACTTTCGAATAGCCACTCGTACCAGAGCTACCAGCGTCAGCGCCAGCTAACGCTGGGCGATTTGCTTTTGGAAAACCGCATCGTGTTTTTGCAAGGTGAGATTCACTATGCCAATGCCAATGACGTGGTAATGAAGCTGCTTTACTTGCAGAGTGAAAACCGTCGCAAGGACATTCACTTTTACATCAACTCGCCTGGCGGATCGGTTACCGCAACACTCGCGATTTACGACACGATGCAAATGTTGTCGTGCCCCGTCGCAACGTACTGTGTCGGCGAAGCTTGCAGCGGAGCTGCAGTGCTGCTCGTCGGCGGCGCTCACGGGAAACGATTCTGTTTGCCCAACAGCCGCGTGATGATGCATCAGCCGATGGGCGGCGTTGGCGGCCAAGTGAGTGATATTGAAATCCAAGCTGCGGAAATGTTCCGCTATCGCGACGTGCTCAACGACATCATCAGCAAGCATTGTGGTCAAACGGTGGAAAAGATCGCTCAAGACACCGATCGCGATTTCTTCCTCAGTGCCGAAGAAGCGAAGACCTACGGAATTGTAGACGATATCCTGACCAAGCCACCGGCAGACGACAGTGACGAAGACGACAAGAAATAG
- a CDS encoding metallophosphoesterase family protein has product MRRDRFYLDLVLSSPSMFNRRQFIGSVPVSAVAISAAGFGQSAQSQETQNQENADSEIIASPPVVQNPRVNGFGVSIAVNRLATAWVEYGFSKDDLAFTAVASQHGLICADDRTLHVRVHHHEALPSDRAIFYRVMVQSLRYRSAYVLERSEPQSTATYPLRLTSRSASSVRIVSINDTHEHLETIQTLHREIEKLNPDLLIWNGDSCNDFDAADSPEQVLLNPAKNRQLSWASTRPLLFSNGNHDVRGQRAREVIKSFAASPESSELPYNQALRFGPLAVITLDTGEDKPDRHPVFAGTAAYEPYREKQATWLTQALERPEIADAPYKIAACHIPLRGLDGQNDGTTLEGYASYCGFAAKLWLPILKQANCQAIVSGHMHRDRLDAASKDMPILQFVGGGPRPEQATLTVIDANDDGNQKSLAIRIVNLKGNVLHEHQWA; this is encoded by the coding sequence GTGCGTCGCGATCGTTTCTATCTAGACCTAGTCCTCTCGAGTCCCAGCATGTTCAATCGTCGTCAATTTATCGGTAGTGTGCCTGTTTCTGCGGTGGCTATTTCCGCAGCTGGATTCGGCCAAAGTGCTCAATCGCAAGAGACGCAAAATCAGGAAAATGCCGACAGCGAAATCATCGCCAGCCCGCCAGTGGTGCAAAATCCTCGTGTCAACGGGTTTGGCGTCAGCATCGCTGTGAACCGTTTGGCGACGGCTTGGGTTGAATATGGATTTAGCAAAGATGACCTTGCGTTTACGGCGGTGGCAAGTCAGCACGGATTGATCTGTGCCGATGATCGCACGCTACATGTTCGCGTTCATCACCACGAAGCACTGCCGAGCGATCGGGCGATTTTCTACCGCGTGATGGTGCAGTCGCTCCGCTATCGAAGCGCTTATGTGCTCGAGCGAAGTGAACCTCAATCCACCGCAACTTACCCCTTGCGGTTGACGAGTCGATCGGCGTCAAGTGTTCGCATCGTGAGTATTAATGACACGCATGAACACCTGGAAACGATTCAAACGCTGCACCGCGAGATCGAGAAACTGAATCCCGATTTGCTGATTTGGAATGGCGACAGTTGCAACGATTTTGACGCAGCCGATTCGCCAGAACAGGTGCTGCTGAACCCCGCCAAAAACCGGCAATTGTCCTGGGCGAGCACTCGACCGTTGCTGTTTAGTAATGGGAACCATGACGTGCGAGGTCAACGTGCTCGTGAAGTGATCAAGAGCTTTGCCGCGAGTCCCGAGTCATCCGAATTGCCCTATAACCAAGCGTTACGGTTTGGCCCTCTGGCTGTGATCACGCTTGATACCGGAGAAGACAAACCGGATCGCCATCCCGTGTTCGCTGGAACCGCGGCTTACGAACCCTACCGAGAAAAACAAGCCACGTGGTTGACTCAAGCTCTCGAGCGACCCGAGATCGCCGATGCACCCTACAAAATTGCCGCCTGCCATATTCCGCTACGAGGACTCGACGGTCAAAACGATGGAACGACGCTCGAGGGATACGCAAGCTACTGCGGATTCGCTGCCAAGCTCTGGCTGCCGATCCTAAAGCAAGCGAACTGTCAAGCGATTGTCTCGGGGCACATGCACCGCGATCGGCTTGACGCCGCGAGCAAGGACATGCCGATCCTGCAATTTGTCGGTGGGGGCCCGAGACCGGAGCAAGCTACGTTGACGGTGATCGACGCGAATGATGACGGCAACCAAAAATCGCTGGCGATTCGCATCGTAAATTTAAAAGGCAACGTGTTGCATGAACATCAGTGGGCTTGA
- a CDS encoding response regulator, translating to MSKKLLIVDDHEIIRVGIGLLLEGTDITVAGEATTAAEALTQVEQISPDVVLLDIRMEGGDGLNALGRIKLDHPDLPIVLFSAYDNPTYIARAVALGAAGFVLKSASRERLTEALKLAVAGESAWTREELRRVTGALATPRLSQDIEVPLTQRESEVLRQMALGLTNKEIAKMLGISYETVKEHVQHILRKIGVSDRTQAAVWAVRKNLV from the coding sequence ATGTCTAAGAAACTATTGATTGTTGATGACCATGAAATCATCCGCGTCGGCATCGGGCTGCTGCTTGAAGGCACCGATATCACGGTTGCCGGTGAAGCGACAACTGCGGCGGAAGCCTTGACCCAGGTCGAGCAAATTTCGCCTGACGTAGTTCTCTTGGACATTCGCATGGAAGGCGGTGACGGGCTCAATGCCCTAGGGCGTATCAAGCTCGATCACCCCGATCTTCCGATCGTGCTGTTTTCGGCTTACGACAATCCGACCTACATCGCGCGTGCGGTTGCACTCGGGGCTGCTGGATTCGTGCTCAAGTCGGCCAGTCGCGAACGCTTGACCGAAGCATTGAAGCTTGCCGTTGCGGGCGAATCGGCTTGGACACGCGAGGAACTGCGGCGTGTCACCGGAGCCTTGGCAACCCCTCGCCTGAGTCAGGATATCGAAGTTCCTTTGACCCAGCGAGAGAGTGAAGTCCTTCGCCAGATGGCACTCGGCTTGACCAACAAAGAAATCGCCAAGATGCTCGGCATTAGCTACGAAACGGTGAAGGAGCATGTCCAACACATCCTTCGCAAGATCGGTGTTAGCGATCGCACCCAAGCTGCGGTATGGGCGGTTCGAAAGAACTTGGTCTAA